One region of Malania oleifera isolate guangnan ecotype guangnan chromosome 6, ASM2987363v1, whole genome shotgun sequence genomic DNA includes:
- the LOC131157168 gene encoding WAT1-related protein At4g30420-like isoform X2, whose translation MGGMEEHKPVMAMIGIQFAYAGLALFTRIALLQGMSPRVFVVYRQAMATIILAPTAYISRRRKPSRCSLGLRSFSLIFLASLIGVTINQNIYFEGLYLASSSTASAMANLIPAITFVMASFAGMEKISMESLRSMAKILGTVLCVSGAISMALLRGPKLLNMEVIHKTSAFGLGGENWLLGCLFLFGSACCWSFWLILQVPISECYPDSLSFSAWMCSFSTILSGIVTLFFDQDLEAWILHSNVEIACCLYAGIIGSGICFFVQAWCISKRGPVYSAMFNPLCTVIVTTIASIFLHEEIYTGGLAGAFAVIIGLYVVLWGKARDLDEIKGQKDPKLRNDQSGMVKVSMDEYLDKINCKSDLEQPFLSDKSTKVDLC comes from the exons ATGGGAGGAATGGAGGAGCACAAGCCTGTAATGGCCATGATTGGGATTCAGTTTGCCTATGCAGGGCTTGCTCTCTTCACTAGAATTGCCCTTCTGCAGGGAATGAGTCCCAGAGTGTTTGTTGTCTACAGGCAAGCCATGGCCACCATCATCCTTGCCCCCACTGCTTATATTTCAAGaag GAGAAAGCCCAGCAGGTGTTCTTTGGGACTAAGAAGTTTTTCTCTGATATTTCTGGCCTCTCTCATTGG TGTAACCATAAATCAGAATATCTACTTTGAGGGTCTGTACTTAGCCTCATCATCGACAGCAAGCGCAATGGCCAACCTAATCCCTGCTATCACCTTTGTAATGGCATCCTTTGCTGG CATGGAGAAAATAAGCATGGAAAGCCTGAGAAGTATGGCCAAGATATTAGGGACTGTGTTATGCGTGAGCGGAGCTATTTCCATGGCACTGCTCAGAGGACCAAAGCTACTCAACATGGAGGTTATACACAAAACCTCAGCATTTGGATTGGGAGGTGAGAATTGGTTGCTGGGTTGTCTATTTCTCTTTGGAAGCGCTTGCTGCTGGTCATTTTGGCTCATTTTGCAG GTTCCCATTTCGGAATGTTATCCCGATAGCCTTTCGTTTTCAGCCTGGATGTGTTCCTTCTCTACAATACTATCGGGAATAGTTACATTGTTCTTCGACCAAGACCTGGAGGCATGGATTCTGCATTCAAATGTTGAAATTGCATGCTGTTTGTATGCA GGGATTATAGGGTCTGGGATCTGCTTCTTTGTTCAAGCCTGGTGCATTTCCAAAAGGGGTCCCGTATACTCTGCGATGTTCAATCCTCTATGCACGGTTATTGTGACCACCATCGCTTCTATATTCCTGCACGAGGAGATATACACTGGAGG TTTGGCAGGTGCATTTGCTGTGATTATCGGTTTGTATGTTGTGCTATGGGGTAAAGCAAGAGACCTTGACGAGATCAAGGGGCAGAAGGATCCGAAGCTACGAAATGATCAGAGTGGGATGGTGAAAGTGTCGATGGATGAATACTTGGACAAGATTAACTGTAAAAGCGATTTGGAGCAGCCTTTTTTGTCTGATAAATCAACCAAAGTTGATTTATGTTAG
- the LOC131157168 gene encoding WAT1-related protein At4g30420-like isoform X1: protein MGGMEEHKPVMAMIGIQFAYAGLALFTRIALLQGMSPRVFVVYRQAMATIILAPTAYISRSRRKPSRCSLGLRSFSLIFLASLIGVTINQNIYFEGLYLASSSTASAMANLIPAITFVMASFAGMEKISMESLRSMAKILGTVLCVSGAISMALLRGPKLLNMEVIHKTSAFGLGGENWLLGCLFLFGSACCWSFWLILQVPISECYPDSLSFSAWMCSFSTILSGIVTLFFDQDLEAWILHSNVEIACCLYAGIIGSGICFFVQAWCISKRGPVYSAMFNPLCTVIVTTIASIFLHEEIYTGGLAGAFAVIIGLYVVLWGKARDLDEIKGQKDPKLRNDQSGMVKVSMDEYLDKINCKSDLEQPFLSDKSTKVDLC, encoded by the exons ATGGGAGGAATGGAGGAGCACAAGCCTGTAATGGCCATGATTGGGATTCAGTTTGCCTATGCAGGGCTTGCTCTCTTCACTAGAATTGCCCTTCTGCAGGGAATGAGTCCCAGAGTGTTTGTTGTCTACAGGCAAGCCATGGCCACCATCATCCTTGCCCCCACTGCTTATATTTCAAGaag CAGGAGAAAGCCCAGCAGGTGTTCTTTGGGACTAAGAAGTTTTTCTCTGATATTTCTGGCCTCTCTCATTGG TGTAACCATAAATCAGAATATCTACTTTGAGGGTCTGTACTTAGCCTCATCATCGACAGCAAGCGCAATGGCCAACCTAATCCCTGCTATCACCTTTGTAATGGCATCCTTTGCTGG CATGGAGAAAATAAGCATGGAAAGCCTGAGAAGTATGGCCAAGATATTAGGGACTGTGTTATGCGTGAGCGGAGCTATTTCCATGGCACTGCTCAGAGGACCAAAGCTACTCAACATGGAGGTTATACACAAAACCTCAGCATTTGGATTGGGAGGTGAGAATTGGTTGCTGGGTTGTCTATTTCTCTTTGGAAGCGCTTGCTGCTGGTCATTTTGGCTCATTTTGCAG GTTCCCATTTCGGAATGTTATCCCGATAGCCTTTCGTTTTCAGCCTGGATGTGTTCCTTCTCTACAATACTATCGGGAATAGTTACATTGTTCTTCGACCAAGACCTGGAGGCATGGATTCTGCATTCAAATGTTGAAATTGCATGCTGTTTGTATGCA GGGATTATAGGGTCTGGGATCTGCTTCTTTGTTCAAGCCTGGTGCATTTCCAAAAGGGGTCCCGTATACTCTGCGATGTTCAATCCTCTATGCACGGTTATTGTGACCACCATCGCTTCTATATTCCTGCACGAGGAGATATACACTGGAGG TTTGGCAGGTGCATTTGCTGTGATTATCGGTTTGTATGTTGTGCTATGGGGTAAAGCAAGAGACCTTGACGAGATCAAGGGGCAGAAGGATCCGAAGCTACGAAATGATCAGAGTGGGATGGTGAAAGTGTCGATGGATGAATACTTGGACAAGATTAACTGTAAAAGCGATTTGGAGCAGCCTTTTTTGTCTGATAAATCAACCAAAGTTGATTTATGTTAG